One Candidatus Thioglobus autotrophicus genomic window, TGGCTATCAGTGGTGTTAATTGGCCAGGAAGGTGTTGCTTAATCCTGTCCATAATATCATCTTCACTCATGTGATGCGATTGCATACCAATCCCAGCTTCACCGATTGGCATAGCTTCAATAAAGCGAATGTCAATGCCTTTTTCGATGGCAAAATCAATCAAAGATTCGATCTCATCATCGTTAACGCCTTGCATAGCTACTGCATTAATTTTAATTGGATGCATGCCCGCTGCAATCGCAGCATCGATTCCTTTGATCACTTGTGTCACATCGCCACCGCGGGTGATTTCTTTAAATCGTTCAGGTATTAAAGAATCAATAGAAATATTAGCCCGATTGACGCCGTTTTCATGGAGTTTGTTGGCAAATTTTTCTAATAGTTGGGCGTTAGTTGACAAGGGTACATCAGTAATACCTGGTATGGTACTAATGAGTTTGGCGATTTTGGAGATTCCGCGACGCAACAAAGGCTCACCCCCTGTGAGACGAACTTTAGAGATGCCCATTTCAGCGAATAGCCTGACAATTCTTTGAATATCCTCATAGCTTAAGATATCTTCACGTTTACAGTTTGGCAGTAGCTCATCATCGCGACAATAAAAACATCTAAAGTTGCAATGTTCAGTTACAGAAAGCCTTAGATAGCTAATCTCGCGACCAAACTTATCGACTAATTTAGTCATGGTCTTTAGAGGTTTGTCTAGAGTGTTGAGTGTCGTTGCTCCACTGGCCAGATTTTCCACCTTGTTTTTCCAGTAATTGCACATCAGTTATTTGCATAAATCGATCTACTGCTTTGCACATATCGTAAATCGTTAAAGCGGCAATACTGGCTGCTGTAAGCGCTTCCATTTCAACCCCAGTTTGGGCATTAAGTTTGGCAAAAGTGGTAATTTGCACGCCATTTTCAATAAATTCAAAATCCACGCTAACCTTT contains:
- the moaA gene encoding GTP 3',8-cyclase MoaA produces the protein MTKLVDKFGREISYLRLSVTEHCNFRCFYCRDDELLPNCKREDILSYEDIQRIVRLFAEMGISKVRLTGGEPLLRRGISKIAKLISTIPGITDVPLSTNAQLLEKFANKLHENGVNRANISIDSLIPERFKEITRGGDVTQVIKGIDAAIAAGMHPIKINAVAMQGVNDDEIESLIDFAIEKGIDIRFIEAMPIGEAGIGMQSHHMSEDDIMDRIKQHLPGQLTPLIASKTDGPASNYKINNTNTTVGVISAVSNHFCQTCNRVRLTAKGDLILCLGQEDSISLKDAVRSNLSDKEIKTMIINAINKKPEKHVFNESIDNISNRQMVEIGG
- the moaC gene encoding cyclic pyranopterin monophosphate synthase MoaC, which codes for MSKLTHVNHQGEANMVDVSSKDSTTRSAKAMAKILMKSATLQKIKDNDFKKGDVLSVARIAGIMAAKQTHHLIPMCHSLNLSKVSVDFEFIENGVQITTFAKLNAQTGVEMEALTAASIAALTIYDMCKAVDRFMQITDVQLLEKQGGKSGQWSNDTQHSRQTSKDHD